The genomic stretch TCGTCTTCTTCACCGGCCGCTGCTTACGCCCACTTTACGGTTTTTACCCTCATTTACTGGATTAGCGCCCCCACAAACAGGGCAGGAGACATTAAGTACTGACGGTGATAACGGGGCAAATCCAttgagtgtgtgttgtaataAAATATCGATATTTGCCTTCAGTGTATCGATTATTTATTGCGAGAGAGAGCACAACAATATATTgcaaaaatgattttttgtCCCACCCCTAGTCTGACActgtgggcccctgggcctcaGCCTGGTAGGCTTGTTCTATATCCGTGAGAATCAAATGTATGTAACTGTACTGAAATTACACATGCAACTAACTGTAACAGTTTGTAAATGATGTCTTATTTGTTCGGAATATTCTTAATTCATACTTTGTCTTCCAGCTGCTTCTAAAGACCATCAACCAGTTCTTCGTTTGGTGTGTGGAGTAGTTTTCTCCTTTCTTGTtctcgtcatcatcatcatcttcatcatctacTTCACTCAGAGACGCAGGTTGAAAAGACGAGGTGAATAAAAcctgacatgaaaaaaaaataaaaataaaaaattgatatAAGTGGATTACTAATATTGTGACTTTCACAacctttttcacaggaaatgaagaAAGATTTCACGTCTATGACGAGATACAGGATGGATTTTTGTTGCAGCCAACAAATGGTGAGAAATCTTAATCAGATCTTCATATGCAAAAATGCATtaatattttctgcattttacaAATCAAACAAGAAAATACAACACTACCTAAAACACCTTTTATTTGGGCAGGTGGAGGAAGCTTGGCAGAACCAACAGCCACATACTGCATGGCAGGTttttcaggtaaaaaaaatgaactccTAGCAACCTTTTGTACTGTCTTCGGGTATTTTCATTTGATTAATTATGCTTGTTGGCAAATTTTGGAATAGCTGGATCAAACCAAAATGATCCTTCGTACTCAACCATCCCAGATCTTCCTCCAGTGCAGAAGAAGACCAGTAAAGACAGCACTCtcattttaacaaatatttctGGTTATAAACACTATATATTCATTATATTTGATCTCTTCTCACAGACACATCTCTGCATATAGAGTCCCCATATTCTTTGATTGGCAACACTttcactgatgaaaaaaataaaggtaACTTGAACACATATGTACTGAGTTTAAAACTGGaaataacagaaataaaattcTGCTTTACCAAAGTAAAAGAGAAGAAACAGATGGTAACTTTAGCTCAGATGACACTGGATGAAATTCTGTCATTTTTTCTCAATCTACAGGTTCATCACAGCTCAGTGACAACACGTATTTTTTACTGGAGAAACCCAAAGTGCCTGGAAACAACAAGGACCAATATCTGTAGTTTGACCTCAATATTGTGCTATTgtcacgtaaaaaaaaaaatattgtgagaAAAATGTTTAGCTCCCTGTTCTGGAAGTTGAGATTAAAATGGCTACTGACTTTTAACATGTGTCCCGACTCTAGAAATGCAGGATTGGACCCAACTGCAGACAAACTCTAGAAATGCAGGATTGGACCCAACTGCAGACAAattgggcggcagtagctcagtccatagggacttgggttgggaaccggagggtcgcctgttcaagtccccgtccggaccaaaaaatatggagcgtggactggtagctggagaggtgccagttcacctcctgggcactgccgaggtgcccctgagcaaggcaccgaaccccccNNNNNNNNNNNNNNNNNNNNNNNNNNNNNNNNNNNNNNNNNNNNNNNNNNNNNNNNNNNNNNNNNNNNNNNNNNNNNNNNNNNNNNNNNNNNNNNNNNNNNNNNNNNNNNNNNNNNNNNNNNNNNNNNNNNNNNNNNNNNNNNNNNNNNNNNNNNNNNNNNNNNNNNNNNNNNNNNNNNNNNNNNNNNNNNNNNNNNNNNNNNNNNNNNNNNNNNNNNNNNNNNNNNNNNNNNNNNNNNNNNNNNNNNNNNNNNNNNNNNNNNNNNNNNNNNNNNNNNNNNNNNNNNNNNNNNNNNNNNNNNNNNNNNNNNNNNNNNNNNNNNNNNNNNNNNNNNNNNNNNNNNNNNNNNNNNNNNNNNNNNNNNNNNNNNNNNNNNNNNNNNNNNNNNNNNNNNNNNNNNNNNNNNNNNNNNNNNNNNNNNNNNNNNNNNNNNNNNNNNNNNNNNNNNNNNNNNNNNNNNNNNNNNNNNNNNNNNNNNNNNNNNNNNNNNNNNNNNNNNNNNNNNNNNNNNNNNNNNNNNNNNNNNNNNNNNNNNNNNNNNNNNNNNNNNNNNNNNNNNNNNNNNNNNNNNNNNNNNNNNNNNNNNNNNNNNNNNNNNNNNNNNNNNNNNNNNNNNNNNNNNNNNNNNNNNNNNNNNNNNNNNNNNNNNNNNNNNNNNNNNNNNNNNNNNNNNNNNNNNNNNNNNNNNNNNNNNNNNNNNNNNNNNNNNNNNNNNNNNNNNNNNNNNNNNNNNNNNNNNNNNNNNNNNNNNNNNNNNNNNNNNNNNNNNNNNNNNNNNNNNNNNNNNNNNNNNNNNNNNNNNNNNNNNNNNNNNNNNNNNNNNNNNNNNNNNNNNNNNNNNNNNNNNNNNNNNNNNNNNNNNNNNNNNNNNNNNNNNNNNNNNNNNNNNNNNNNNNNNNNNNNNNNNNNNNNNNNNNNNNNNNNNNNNNNNNNNNNNNNNNNNNNNNNNNNNNNNNNNNNNNNNNNNNNNNNNNNNNNNNNNNNNNNNNNNN from Epinephelus moara isolate mb unplaced genomic scaffold, YSFRI_EMoa_1.0 scaffold389, whole genome shotgun sequence encodes the following:
- the LOC126387372 gene encoding uncharacterized protein LOC126387372 isoform X1; translation: MTTTTTTTTTTTTGTYECTKTPTTLTTRSTPKTRQTSAATPSKTAAPPPATTVQSTPPLRATISTSTTTAKKKRQNRKHGGKKTSTPMTTTTTTTTTTGTYKSASKDHQPVLRLVCGVVFSFLVLVIIIIFIIYFTQRRRLKRRGNEERFHVYDEIQDGFLLQPTNGGGSLAEPTATYCMAGFSAGSNQNDPSYSTIPDLPPVQKKTNTSLHIESPYSLIGNTFTDEKNKGSSQLSDNTYFLLEKPKVPGNNKDQYL
- the LOC126387372 gene encoding uncharacterized protein LOC126387372 isoform X2 yields the protein MTTTTTTTTTTTTGTYECTKTPTTLTTRSTPKTRQTSAATPSKTAAPPPATTVQSTPPLRATISTRGKKTSTPMTTTTTTTTTTGTYKSASKDHQPVLRLVCGVVFSFLVLVIIIIFIIYFTQRRRLKRRGNEERFHVYDEIQDGFLLQPTNGGGSLAEPTATYCMAGFSAGSNQNDPSYSTIPDLPPVQKKTNTSLHIESPYSLIGNTFTDEKNKGSSQLSDNTYFLLEKPKVPGNNKDQYL
- the LOC126387372 gene encoding uncharacterized protein LOC126387372 isoform X3; protein product: MTTTTTTTTTTTTGTYESASKDHQPVLRLVCGVVFSFLVLVIIIIFIIYFTQRRRLKRRGNEERFHVYDEIQDGFLLQPTNGGGSLAEPTATYCMAGFSAGSNQNDPSYSTIPDLPPVQKKTNTSLHIESPYSLIGNTFTDEKNKGSSQLSDNTYFLLEKPKVPGNNKDQYL